The following proteins are encoded in a genomic region of Dysgonomonadaceae bacterium PH5-43:
- a CDS encoding carbonic anhydrase/acetyltransferase-like protein (isoleucine patch superfamily) (product_source=COG0663; cath_funfam=2.160.10.10; cog=COG0663; pfam=PF14602; superfamily=51161) has protein sequence MALIKSVRGFTPQIGEKVYLADNATIIGDVIIGNECSIWFNTVLRGDVNSIRIGDRVNVQDGTVIHTLYQKSITEIGNDVSIGHNVTIHGAKIEDGALIGMNAVVLDHAVIGEGALIAAGSVVLSGTIVEPGCIYGGTPAKFIKKLDPEQSKEINQKIAKNYLMYSQWYEE, from the coding sequence ATGGCATTAATAAAATCAGTTAGAGGATTTACTCCTCAAATAGGCGAAAAGGTTTACTTGGCCGACAATGCAACTATAATAGGTGATGTGATTATCGGTAACGAGTGCAGTATTTGGTTTAATACAGTATTAAGAGGCGATGTTAATTCTATTAGAATAGGCGACAGAGTGAATGTGCAAGACGGAACAGTTATTCATACTCTGTATCAAAAATCGATAACAGAGATAGGTAACGATGTATCTATCGGTCATAACGTAACTATACACGGAGCAAAAATAGAAGACGGGGCTCTTATAGGTATGAATGCTGTAGTTTTAGATCACGCCGTAATAGGAGAGGGGGCATTGATAGCAGCAGGCTCTGTAGTGTTAAGTGGTACTATTGTAGAGCCAGGGTGCATATATGGTGGTACGCCTGCCAAGTTTATCAAAAAACTTGATCCCGAACAATCGAAAGAAATTAATCAGAAGATAGCTAAAAACTATCTTATGTACTCGCAGTGGTACGAAGAATAG
- a CDS encoding phage shock protein PspC (stress-responsive transcriptional regulator) (product_source=COG1983; cath_funfam=3.90.930.12; cog=COG1983; pfam=PF04024,PF10988; superfamily=54277; transmembrane_helix_parts=Inside_1_124,TMhelix_125_144,Outside_145_147,TMhelix_148_170,Inside_171_215,TMhelix_216_238,Outside_239_241,TMhelix_242_264,Inside_265_270,TMhelix_271_293,Outside_294_302,TMhelix_303_322,Inside_323_519) produces MKRTLTVNLNGRVFNIDEDAYQLLDNYLTNLRAYFSKEEDSDEIVADFEARIEELLSGRVRLGYNVISIEEVEKVIAQMGKPDDFGDDATSVDDSATNTQASSEGYAKPEEPVKKKLFRNPDDKVLGGVCSGLAMYFNCSVLALRLIAIVLIFLTSFWIVPVYLIAWLVIPRANTATQKLQMMGEPITLDNIGRVVSSNSIIQSNNDGCVLSFLKICLVVLCIFLGLPFLVLLIVALFKAIAAIFGIGVGGLMGFMPMFTFGLGNESISTIIALIFVVGIPVVSLLYVILSAIFKFSPLHKAIKWTGVIVWIIALVVLFAALSSKPFKLSSPFGFTFTKTVREYRGNGNLYNKEILFTDNVTEVSVDGIEATVNLEQHDADSTVVFISGDGDLVYMIDIERKPGGLLKINKGVHNPYAPTMPLIITIKTPNLNKIKIQGVENVNIVGNFTAQNLLLDIKDVESVIVDSLLVDKLDVKMKDILNVVLGGNAKAAYIDVRNVDVLDKKSLTVETYKSLRVK; encoded by the coding sequence ATGAAAAGAACATTAACAGTAAACTTAAACGGTAGAGTATTTAATATTGATGAAGATGCTTACCAACTTTTAGACAACTACTTGACAAATCTGCGTGCTTATTTTAGCAAAGAAGAAGACTCTGATGAGATAGTTGCCGATTTTGAAGCTCGTATAGAGGAATTGCTTAGCGGACGAGTGCGACTTGGATATAATGTTATTTCTATCGAAGAGGTAGAAAAAGTGATTGCTCAAATGGGGAAACCCGACGATTTTGGAGATGATGCTACCTCCGTAGATGATAGCGCAACTAATACACAAGCTTCTTCAGAAGGATATGCAAAGCCTGAAGAACCAGTGAAAAAGAAACTGTTTCGCAATCCCGATGATAAGGTTCTTGGTGGAGTGTGTTCGGGTTTAGCTATGTATTTTAATTGTAGCGTGTTGGCGTTGAGGCTTATAGCTATAGTATTGATATTCTTAACATCCTTCTGGATTGTTCCTGTGTATTTAATAGCTTGGTTGGTTATCCCTCGAGCAAATACGGCAACCCAAAAATTACAAATGATGGGAGAGCCTATTACGCTTGATAATATAGGTAGGGTAGTGTCGTCCAATTCGATAATCCAATCTAATAATGATGGTTGTGTATTATCATTTTTGAAAATATGTTTGGTAGTTTTGTGTATATTTCTAGGATTACCATTTTTAGTATTGTTGATTGTAGCTTTATTTAAGGCAATAGCAGCAATATTTGGTATAGGAGTAGGTGGTTTAATGGGATTTATGCCAATGTTTACGTTTGGATTAGGTAATGAATCAATATCTACAATTATTGCTTTGATATTTGTTGTCGGAATACCTGTAGTGTCATTATTATACGTAATACTATCGGCAATATTTAAGTTTTCACCACTACATAAAGCTATTAAGTGGACGGGTGTAATTGTGTGGATTATAGCTTTGGTAGTGTTGTTTGCAGCGTTATCTTCTAAACCATTTAAACTTTCATCGCCATTTGGATTTACGTTTACAAAAACAGTTAGAGAATACAGAGGAAATGGTAATCTTTATAATAAAGAAATTTTGTTTACAGATAACGTAACTGAAGTTAGCGTAGATGGTATTGAAGCGACAGTAAATCTAGAACAGCACGATGCAGATTCTACAGTAGTGTTTATAAGTGGAGATGGTGATTTGGTTTACATGATTGATATTGAACGAAAACCAGGTGGTTTATTAAAAATAAACAAAGGAGTTCATAACCCTTATGCTCCAACTATGCCTTTGATAATAACAATCAAGACGCCAAATTTGAATAAAATAAAGATACAAGGTGTGGAGAATGTAAATATAGTTGGTAATTTTACAGCTCAAAACTTATTGTTAGATATAAAAGATGTAGAATCGGTAATAGTCGACAGTCTTCTTGTTGATAAGTTAGATGTTAAAATGAAAGATATATTAAATGTTGTTTTGGGAGGTAATGCAAAAGCAGCGTACATTGATGTTCGAAATGTAGATGTTTTAGATAAAAAATCATTAACTGTAGAAACTTATAAAAGTCTTAGAGTAAAATAA
- a CDS encoding hypothetical protein (product_source=COG3943; cath_funfam=3.30.40.10; cog=COG3943) — protein sequence MKKEKMQIRNSTAEFLIFTNQAKEDGIEVRVQGETIWLSQKLMAALFDCSTDNISLHLKNIFKENELEENTVTEYFSATASDGKTYKVKHYNLDAIANL from the coding sequence ATGAAAAAAGAGAAAATGCAAATCCGTAACAGTACTGCCGAATTTCTTATTTTTACTAATCAAGCAAAGGAAGACGGTATTGAAGTTCGAGTTCAGGGCGAAACAATATGGCTTAGTCAAAAATTGATGGCAGCTTTGTTTGATTGCTCTACGGATAATATATCATTACATCTTAAAAATATATTTAAAGAAAACGAGTTAGAGGAGAATACAGTTACCGAGTATTTCTCGGCAACTGCATCAGATGGTAAGACTTATAAGGTAAAGCATTATAATTTAGATGCAATTGCTAATTTATAA
- a CDS encoding PadR family transcriptional regulator PadR (product_source=KO:K10947; cath_funfam=1.10.10.10; cog=COG1695; ko=KO:K10947; pfam=PF03551; superfamily=46785) — translation MENKNADNVKSQMRKGILEYCILIILDREPSYAPDIIKVLQEARLIVVEGTLYPLLTRLKNMNLLSYQWIESTQGPPRKYYKLTPEGKEFLAELGTAWDDIENTINHLKQI, via the coding sequence ATGGAAAACAAGAATGCAGACAATGTAAAATCGCAGATGCGTAAAGGGATATTAGAATATTGTATTCTAATAATTCTGGATAGAGAACCCTCGTATGCACCCGATATAATAAAGGTGTTGCAAGAAGCAAGACTTATAGTGGTCGAAGGCACGCTATACCCATTGCTTACTCGGCTTAAGAATATGAATTTGTTGAGTTATCAATGGATAGAGTCTACTCAAGGACCTCCTCGTAAATACTATAAATTAACTCCGGAAGGAAAAGAATTTTTGGCAGAATTAGGTACTGCTTGGGACGATATAGAAAATACAATCAATCATTTGAAACAAATATAA